A single Anopheles arabiensis isolate DONGOLA chromosome X, AaraD3, whole genome shotgun sequence DNA region contains:
- the LOC120906741 gene encoding tigger transposable element-derived protein 1-like — protein MVNKTTQATKFKRIKIPIEVKKEIIEKRERGVSVVELAREYNRNTSTICCILKNREQLKASTVARGVSRHSRSKLIDEVERLLLIWIDGKQRQGEQLTQNTICEKAMRIYGDIVAGGAGQASTATGRANETFKASNGWLERFKKRTGIHSIFRQGEASRAANDFVAAFNKLVRTEGFLPQQIFHCVETELFCRQGASGTVQQAAEQKCTPSASVQGRQTLLLCANACGDLKIKPLLVSHTSSNGPPRAFQSNSGQLNPLDVLWRADKQALVSGDMFDEWISGAFMPSVTNYFQEKKLPLRALLVVDSAYGRCVETLDDILPRDGLLLKVQVLPPETAKVLQPMDQCVIRLFQKHYLKQLLVHCLDVTHGTHLSMEEFWALHFHTRTCAKMIGKAWAAISAGTLSTGWKRLLPSTQCETITPDTGSTREPTMDQLSTLASCLGLEIGSIDIDGLLAEHDEADPSTEQLQKMLKAEASKKMAAAPAAQITAPPSIEDIWAVINAWDSIAPYVRKHHPDVALAARANASYESDVIAHFRAIVKQPQKQSKRTGTAK, from the coding sequence atggtGAACAAAACTACCCAAGCCACCAAGTTCAAGCGGATTAAAATACCGATTGAAGTTAAAAAGGAGATTATCGAAAAGCGTGAGAGAGGCGTAAGCGTGGTGGAGCTAGCGCGCGAGTACAATCGCAACACGTCAACGATTTGCTGCATTCTTAAGAACAGAGAGCAGCTGAAGGCCAGCACCGTGGCGAGGGGAGTATCGCGACATTCGCGCTCGAAACTGATCGACGAAGTCGAACGATTGCTGCTGATTTGGATCGATGGAAAGCAGCGACAAGGCGAGCAGTTAACGCAGAACACCATCTGCGAGAAGGCGATGCGTATCTACGGCGACATCGTGGCGGGCGGAGCAGGGCAGGCTTCCACAGCGACCGGCAGAGCAAACGAAACGTTCAAGGCGAGCAACGGGTGGCTCGAGCGTTTCAAGAAGCGTACCGGAATTCACAGCATTTTCCGGCAGGGTGAAGCTTCTCGGGCGGCGAACGATTTCGTCGCTGCGTTTAACAAGCTGGTGCGCACGGAAGGGTTCCTGCCGCAGCAGATTTTCCATTGCGTCGAAACGGAGCTGTTTTGCCGCCAAGGTGCCAGCGGTACGGTACAGCAAGCGGCTGAACAAAAGTGCACACCTTCCGCGTCGGTGCAAGGCCGGCAGACGCTGCTACTGTGTGCCAATGCATGTGGTGATTTGAAGATCAAACCGTTGCTCGTTTCCCACACCAGCAGCAATGGACCGCCGCGCGCATTTCAATCCAATTCCGGCCAGCTGAATCCACTGGACGTATTGTGGCGAGCGGACAAGCAAGCGTTGGTTTCGGGCGATATGTTTGACGAATGGATTAGCGGTGCCTTCATGCCCAGCGTGACCAACTATTTCCAGGAAAAGAAACTTCCCCTCCGGGCGCTACTCGTCGTGGACAGTGCATACGGTCGGTGCGTCGAAACGCTGGACGACATCCTGCCTCGAGATGGTCTGCTCCTTAAGGTACAGGTGCTTCCTCCCGAAACGGCAAAAGTGCTACAGCCAATGGACCAGTGCGTGATTCGTCTGTTTCAAAAGCACTACCTAAAGCAGCTACTGGTGCATTGCCTTGACGTTACGCATGGCACGCATCTATCGATGGAAGAATTCTGGGCCCTGCACTTCCATACCCGGACGTGCGCTAAAATGATCGGGAAGGCTTGGGCAGCCATTTCGGCGGGAACGTTAAGTACTGGATGGAAGCGGCTTCTACCCAGTACGCAATGTGAGACGATCACCCCCGATACCGGCTCCACCAGGGAACCAACGATGGATCAGCTCTCTACGCTCGCAAGCTGTCTGGGGCTGGAAATAGGAAGCATCGATATCGATGGGCTGCTCGCGGAACACGATGAGGCGGATCCATCAACCGAGCAGCTGCAGAAAATGCTGAAAGCTGAAGCGAGTAAAAAAATGGCTGCTGCACCAGCGGCACAGATCACTGCCCCCCCGTCAATCGAAGACATTTGGGCGGTGATAAACGCATGGGATAGTATTGCCCCGTACGTACGCAAACATCATCCGGACGTGGCGTTGGCTGCGCGCGCGAACGCATCGTACGAGTCGGATGTTATTGCGCACTTTCGGGCAATAGTAAAACAACCacaaaagcaatcaaaaagAACTGGTACTGCaaagtaa
- the LOC120906742 gene encoding calcium/calmodulin-dependent protein kinase type II alpha chain has translation MAAQPACTRFSDNYELKEELGKGAFSIVKRCVQKSTGFEFAAKIINTKKLTSRDFQKLEREARICRKLQHPNIVRLHDSIQEENFHYLVFDLVTGGELFEDIVAREFYSEADASHCIQQILESVNHCHQNGVVHRDLKPENLLLASKAKGAAVKLADFGLAIEVQGDQQAWFGFAGTPGYLSPEVLKKEPYGKAVDIWACGVILYILLVGYPPFWDEDQHRLYVQIKAGTYDYPSPEWDTVTPEAKSLINQMLTVNPYKRISAADALKHPWICQRERVASVVHRQETVDCLKKFNARRKLKGAILTTMLATRNFSSKSMIAKKGDGSQVKESTDSSSTTVEDDDCKARRQEIIKITEQLIEAINNGDYETYTKICDPHLTSFEPEALGNLIEGMDFHKFNFENVLGKSNKAINTTILNPHVHIFGEDTACIAYVRLTQYIDKQGHPHTVQTEETRVWHKKDNKWQNVHFHGSRNGSFSNTATQYDFVNHK, from the coding sequence ATGGCGGCCCAGCCAGCGTGCACACGCTTCTCCGACAACTACGAGCTGAAGGAGGAGCTCGGCAAGGGCGCCTTCTCGATCGTGAAGCGGTGCGTGCAGAAGTCGACCGGGTTCGAGTTTGCGGCGAAGATCATCAACACGAAGAAGCTGACGTCGCGCGACTTCCAGAAGCTCGAGCGGGAGGCCCGGATATGCAGGAAGCTACAGCATCCGAACATCGTGCGCTTGCACGACAGCATCCAGGAGGAGAACTTCCACTACCTAGTGTTCGATCTCGTGACCGGGGGCGAGCTGTTCGAGGACATCGTCGCGCGCGAGTTCTACTCGGAGGCGGACGCGTCCCACTGCATACAGCAGATCCTAGAGTCGGTGAACCACTGCCATCAGAACGGTGTCGTCCATCGGGACCTGAAGCCGGAGAACCTGTTGCTGGCGAGCAAGGCGAAGGGTGCGGCAGTGAAGCTGGCCGACTTCGGGCTGGCGATCGAGGTGCAGGGCGACCAGCAGGCGTGGTTCGGGTTCGCCGGCACGCCCGGCTACCTCTCGCCGGAGGTGCTGAAAAAGGAGCCGTACGGGAAGGCGGTCGACATCTGGGCGTGTGGCGTCATCCTGTACATCCTGCTCGTCGGCTACCCGCCGTTCTGGGACGAGGATCAGCACCGGCTATACGTGCAGATTAAGGCGGGCACGTACGACTACCCGTCGCCGGAATGGGACACGGTGACGCCCGAGGCGAAAAGCCTGATCAACCAGATGTTAACAGTGAACCCGTACAAGCGCATCTCGGCCGCCGATGCCCTGAAGCACCCGTGGATCTGCCAGCGCGAGCGCGTCGCCTCGGTCGTCCACCGACAGGAGACGGTCGACTGCTTGAAGAAGTTCAACGCACGCCGCAAGCTGAAGGGTGCGATCCTCACCACCATGCTGGCGACCCGCAACTTCTCCAGCAAGAGCATGATCGCAAAGAAGGGCGACGGCTCGCAGGTGAAGGAGTCGACCGACTCCTCCAGCACCACGGTCGAGGACGATGACTGTAAGGCGCGCCGGCAGGAGATCATCAAGATTACCGAACAGCTGATCGAAGCAATAAACAACGGCGACTACGAGACGTACACGAAGATCTGCGACCCGCACCTGACCTCGTTCGAGCCGGAAGCGCTCGGCAACCTGATCGAGGGCATGGACTTCCACAAGTTCAACTTCGAGAACGTGCTCGGCAAGAGCAACAAGGCGATCAACACCACCATCCTGAATCCGCACGTGCACATCTTCGGCGAGGACACCGCCTGCATCGCGTACGTCCGGCTGACGCAGTACATCGACAAGCAGGGCCACCCGCACACGGTCCAGACGGAGGAGACGAGGGTGTGGCATAAAAAGGACAACAAGTGGCAGAACGTCCACTTTCACGGCAGCCGCAACGGCAGCTTTAGCAACACCGCGACGCAATACGACTTTGTCAACCACAAGTAG